The region GacacgctgccgcgctgaCGACAACCACGTGCCCACCGCCGCGATGGTGAAGCACTACTCAGACCGCGCCTCCATGGGTCTCATCATCACGGAGGCAACGCAGATTCAAAAAGGCTACTCTACCTTTGCGCACGAGGGTGGCATCTACGACAAGGAGCATGTGGACGGCTGGAGGAAGGTGACCGATGCGGTGCACGATAAGGGTGGCATCATCTTCTGCCAGATCCACAATGGTGGCCGCTCCACAGTGCCGTCGAACGTGGACGAGGGCGTGCGCATCGTTGCGCCATCTGCGGTCGCCATCACCGGCCACAAGTGCGCCGGCTCCTTCGCGCGAAACGGCAAGACGCAGCCGTACCCTGTGCCCCATGCGATGGCTGCAGAGGAGATCGCTAGCTACGTGAGCCTGtacgcggctgctgctcgcaaTGCGATCGCGGCCGGGTTCGACGGTGTAGAGATGCACGGCGCGAACGGGTACCTGATTGACCAGTTCCTCAAGACCAGCTCGAACCAGCGCATGGATGAGtacggcggcagcatcgaGAACCGGTGCCGTTTCCTGTTCGAGGTGCTGGATGCCGTAATCCAGGCGATTGGCCGCGAGCGCGTTGGTCTCCGCATCTCGCCTCTCAACAGCTTCAACGACCAAAGCGACGAGGACCCGCAGGCGCTGACGCGGTA is a window of Leishmania donovani BPK282A1 complete genome, chromosome 12 DNA encoding:
- a CDS encoding NADH:flavin oxidoreductase/NADH oxidase, putative encodes the protein MSAASKSIDVMLKPLLVGGRPISNRFVMAPLTRCRADDNHVPTAAMVKHYSDRASMGLIITEATQIQKGYSTFAHEGGIYDKEHVDGWRKVTDAVHDKGGIIFCQIHNGGRSTVPSNVDEGVRIVAPSAVAITGHKCAGSFARNGKTQPYPVPHAMAAEEIASYVSLYAAAARNAIAAGFDGVEMHGANGYLIDQFLKTSSNQRMDEYGGSIENRCRFLFEVLDAVIQAIGRERVGLRISPLNSFNDQSDEDPQALTRYICSQLNLRTIAFLDVMRGDFFSPARGADKWAREEYEGVLFTGMGFEIEEAAKAVESGAADAVVFGTKALANPDLVARAVAGAPLNKPDPATFYTNGEAGYNDYPFMERSPCLPASPSGAQEAPPQ